GATCGGGCCGTCGAACATCATCTCGCCGCGCCGGATGACGATGCCGCGCGAGCAGATGTCGGCCACCATGCCGAGATCGTGGCTCACGATGAAGAGGGTCTTGCCCGCGGCGACGAGTTCGCGGATCTTTGCCTTGCACTTCTCGCGGAACGGAGCGTCGCCGACCGCGAGCACCTCGTCGACGAGGAGGATGTCGAGCTCGGTGTGGATCGCGACGGAGAAGGCCAGGCGCACGAACATGCCCGAGGAGTAGTGCTTGACCTCGGTGTCGATGAACTCGCCGATCTCGCTGAACGCCACGATCTCGTCGAATCGCGCGTCGATCTCGTCTTTCGTCATGCCGAGAATCGCGGCGTTGAGGTACACGTTCTCACGACCGGACAGGTCGGGGTGGAACCCCGCACCGACTTCGATGAGACCGGCGACCCGGCCACGGGTGAGGATGCGGCCCTCGTCGGGGCGGAGCACGCCGGAGACCAGTTTCAGGAGCGTCGACTTGCCCGAGCCGTTGTATCCGAGCAGGGCGACCGCTTCCGACTCGCCGACCGTGAAGTCGATCCCCTTCAGCGCCTCGAACGACGTGGAGGTCTTCTTGCGCTTCAGCCACGCGACGAAGGTCTCTTTGAACGAATGGGTGTGATGGAGCGTGTAGGTCTTGCCCACGCCCTCGATGATGATGCGCGGAGGGTCGAGCTCAGAGATCTTGGGCAAAGCGGCCCTCCAGCCTGCGGAACACGAACTGTCCGATGACGAGCATGACGAGTGCGACGACGATCGAGATGCCTGCGAGCAGCCAGAGGTGCTCTGGCCGGTTCGTCGTCTCCGAGGTCGTCGGGTACCAGAACGCCGAATGGAACAACTCGACCGCCGAGGTCAACGGATTCAACATGTAGAGCTCGTAGAGCCAGGGCGGCAGCTTGTCTTTCACCATCGACGACGCGTAGAGCACCGGTGAGGTGTATGTCGCGAACATCAGGATGAGTTCGACGAGATTCTGCGAATCTCGATACGAAACATTGATCGATCCGAACAAGAGGCCCAGCCCGGTCGCGATGAGCAGCACGATCAGAATTGCGAGCAGAGCTCCGGCGAGTTGCACGGCCGTCGGAACCCATCCGGCAATCAGGCAGACCGTGAGCAGGATCGTGAGCTGCGGCAGGAAGTGTACGAAGGCGATGAAGACGTCGGCGATCGGGAAGAGCTCTCGGGGGAGGTAGATCTTCTTGACCAGCGCCTTGTTGTTGACGATGGACTTCGTCGCATTGCCGAAGGCCTCGTTGAAGAGGTTCACCACGACGATGCCCGAGAACAGGTAGATCGGGAACGATTCGATGCCGCGGTTCAGGCCGAGGAAGACACCCATCACCACCCAATAGATGAAGAACTGGGCGGTCGGCTTGACGTAGGACCAGGCCCAGCCGAGGACGGAACCGTGGTAGCGGGTGAGGATCCCCTTGCGGACCAGCAGTCGCAGCAGGTATCCGTAGCTGAACACGTCGAGGATCCCTCGACCGGTCCCAGGTACGGTGAACGCCGACAGGTCGACGGAATCGGACTTGGACATCCTGACGATTCTATGCTCCAACGGCGGGCTGGACTTACCGCTCCTCTCGGCGGGCACTCAGCTGCGTTTGAGCGCGTCCCGCCAACTCATGTCGCGAGCCGCCTTGACCGCGCAGATCACGACGAGCATCCAACCGCCCTCGTAGAGGGCGAAGCTCTCCGCTGCCGAGGTGACGGCGATCGCGACGAGCACGAGCGCGGGCCAGAGGTACACACTGCTGCGGCGGTTCGATGCAAGAAGCCACGCGCGTACGAGGGCGACGCCGATGAGCGCGGCGAAGGCGAGTGCACCGATGACGCCCACCTGGAAGTACGCGTCGAGATAGGCGTTCAGGGCGGACTCGTGCGCACGACCGGTCGCCGCCTCGATCCAGGTGTACGGCGGGGCATCGGGCCATTTGCCGACCCACCCCCACCCCTGCAGCGGATTGAGGCTCAAATATCTCGACAGTTCGCGCCAGACGTCGAGTCGCACATCGAACTCAGCGCGGGCGTCGATCAGCTCGATGATCCGCACTCGGAGGATCCAACCGCTGATCAGCGCCGCCGCCGCGGTGCTGAGCAGGGCGACCTGCCAGGCCCAGCGCTTCGCCTGCGGTACTCGGCGGAGCCCGTACAGCGCCCCCAGGGCGACGACGACGGCCCCCAACGCGATCCAAGTCGTCGGCGAGCCCGAGAACACGAGCGCGAGGAGCGCCATGCCGATCGACAGCAGCGCCCGCGTGCGGCTGACGATGTTGGTCCGCCACTCGACGATGAACGTGACGAGCGCGATAAGAGCGACGAACCCGAGCATGTTGCGCGATCCGAAGATGCCCTGGATCGGTCCGAGGTCGGCGATGTCGCCCTGGATGCCCAGGAAGACGATCGGGACGTCGAGCAGGATCCCCGACAACACCTCGAGCGCGAGGGAGACGGCGAGGAGGACACGCAGCACGTCGCCGACGGCTCGCACGATCTGGATCGTGTCGCGCATCAGCGCGATGTAGACGCCCAGCACTCCGTAGGCGACGAGATAGCCAACGCGAAGTGCCGAGGCGCCCGGCGTCGTGCTCCAGATCACCGAGGCGGCGCACCATCCGACGAAGACGAGGATGGTGAGTGGCAGGATCCCGTACCACTCGATCACCCGCCACCTCGTGACGAGCGACGCGCCGCAGAGGAGCAGCAGCGCGAGGAGCGCGGCGAGCACCCCGGGCCAACCGATGGTCGCGCGGAGGGCGTGGGTGCTGAACGCGAGCCCGATCGCGATTAGCGAGAGCGCCTGGGCGAACCTGGCCGAGCCCACGAACGCACGCAGCGCATCGGCCCGGCCGGTGGGCGCGTTCGAGGTCATCGGGCCTCGTCGCCCGATGACTCGAGGGATCCGTGTCCGGGGCTGGGCGCACTTCGTCGCAGGACGTCGGGCGGTGCGTCGGCCGGGAGCGGTTCGTGCTCCCATTGACGGCGCTTCGTCGCCCAGGCGATTGCGATGAGCAGCACCCAACCGCTCTCGACCAGGATTCGGCTCTCGGCGAGGCTCTGGCCGATGAGTGCGACGAGCAGCAGCATCGGCAGCAGCGCGGCGAACGAGTGGGGGAGCGGGCGCCCGGAGGAATCCATCGGTCGGTCCACCGCGAGGAACCACGAACGCCACAGCGCACCGATCACGATCGCGGCGAAGGCGAGCAACCCGATGATACCGAGCTGCATCCAGACGTCGAGCCAGGCGTTGTGCGCCTGCAGATACACGACGCCCTTGCGGACGGCGAGGTCGTCGAAGGGCTCTACGAACGGATTCCAGTACCCGACCCAACCCCAGCCTGCCAGTGGTCGCTCGGTCGCCAAGCCGATCACCGCATTCCAGATGTCGAGCCGGCCCGTGAGGTCGTCTCCCTTCCCGAAGAGTTCGAGCAGTCCGTTCCAGAAGACCACGAGCAAGGCGACGGATGCCACGAGCACGCCGGCTGCGGCGAGATAGACGCCACGTCGGCGCTCGGGGCCGACACGGCGCATCCACAGCGCGAAAAGGAGTGCGACGACGACGATCGCCGCCACGAGGATCACGGTCGCCGAGCGGGTGAGCACGAAGACGAGTCCGGCGATCACGAGCCACGTGATGCCGGAGGCGCGCCGCATGCTGCCCGCAGCCAGAAGGACCGCGAAGATGATGATTCCGAGCAGAGCGGTCATGGCGAGGATGTTGCGGCTCGCGACGATGCCCTCGATCGGGCCACCGTCGAAGAGCAGCGCTCGCGACCAGTAGAACGCCATCGGGATCTTCTCGGCGTTCGGATCGAAGTCGGGGAAGTACGGCAGCAGCGGTTCGCGCACGAACACCGCGACAATGAACTCGAACAGTAGCGAGAGCGCGAGCACCCATTTGATCGCGGCACTGAGTGAACGGACGATTCCCGACCAGGGAAGGCTGAGCGCAAGCGCCACGGCCACGAACGTGGTGAGGAGCGTGAGCGCGACCCCGAGCAGAGAGGCGCCCGGGTAGAACGACCACGCGATCGAGAGCGTCGCCACGACGAGGAAGACGAGCGTCGACTTCGGCGTCCGCCGCCAGTTCCACTTCGGCTTCACCTGGAGGACGAGCCAGGTCGCGCCGATGAGCACGAGACCGACGACGATGCCGAACCCCCACCAGCCGAGGAGGTTTCGCCAGAACTGGCCCGCGAGCAACGTGAAGACCGCGAACGTCGCGTACGCGCCGATTAGCGCGTTGCGCCGAGGGGACTCCATGCGGACAAGGCTACCGCGCGGCTGAGATCGCGTCGGGGTAGTCGTTGACGTTCACGGCGAGGTGACCGGCGTCGGCGAACACCTCGGGATCGTGCGTGACGTCAGCACCACTCGTCTCGATGTCGAGCGCATCGACGGGACTCGTGGCCATATTGTCGAATGATCGCGACGGGGTGACAGTGCGCTGAGTGCGCCGGGTGAGGGCTGCCGGATCGGGGCGTGGCATGACGTCCACGTCAGGCCTGTCGCCGAGCGCTCGATCCCGGAGCGTGCCATGCCCTCGATCTGGCGCTTTGCGATCGGCTTCGAGATGCAACAGATCGGGTCGGCCCTTGTACATGTGCGAACGCGTAGACTCGTCCAGTCGCTTTGAGGATTCCGGAGACATCTTTGCCTGCCACACCCCCCGCACGAGATCGTCGAACTTGGCTTTTCAACGCGGCTGAGTTCAGCGGCAACCCGAAATGGTTGTTCCTGTACACCAGCCGGATGCGCCCCGACCTCGAGAGCTGGTGGATCACCGACTCGGCTGAGACTGCACGAAGAGTGCGCAAGCTCGGCTACAAGGCGGTGACGTTCCAGTCTCGGGCCGGGCGCAGTCTTCAGGAAAGGGCGGGGGTGTTCGTCGTCAACCAGGTCAAGGAGCGGGTCCCCGATCGGATGGCCGGCATCGTGTTGCTCAACCTCTGGCACGGCGTCGGCGTCAAGCGGATCGAGCGCGCGATGACCGATGGCTTTCTGCTCCCTCGCATCGCAGCGAAGTACATCCGCAACAATAAGGTGTATCGCGACTCCCAGATGCTGCTCGTGAGCTCTCCGGCCATGGAGCAGCACTTCAAGACGCAGATCGACTTCACCGAGGCGCAGGTCATCCGCGCGGGCTATCCGCAGAACGAGTTCGTGCGCCGCTTCGGTCGCGTTGAGACGTACGACCACGACGTTCGCACGCGGCAGGGACTACCTGCCTCGACTGACGTCGTCATGTATGCCCCCACGTACCGTCTCTCGGGCAACGACGATTTCGTACATCGTGCCCTGCCTGACATCGACCGGCTCATCGCGACGCTCGAACGCAACGGCCAGCTCCTCATTCTGAAGATGCATCCGCAGCTCGAGGTCGACCGTACGTATCAGAGCATGAAAGTGAAGTACGCCGACGAGCCGCGCCTACTCTTCTGGGACAATCGAGACGACGTCTATGAGATCTTCGAGGACATCGATCTCACCATCATTGACTATTCGTCGATCCACTACGATCTGATTGCGGCCGGCGCGGATCGTTTCATCCGCTATGCCTTCGATCACGAGGATCCAGCGGCCCTCGAGCCCGAGCTCGACTACTTCTCACTCTCGTGCGGCACCGTCGTCACCGATTTCGAAGCGATGCTCGCTGCGCTCGGCGACGACAACCGCGTGGGGCCCGACGAGCTGACACGGCTCTCCGACATCTTCTGGGCGTACTCGGCCCCCGACACCTTCGAGACTCTGGTCGAGCGGGCGCTCGCTTACGAACTGACGGATGTCGCGTTGCCGACGCTGTACAGCTTCGACATCTTCGACACGGTGATCCACCGCACGTCGGTGCTTCCGGTGTCGATCTTCCACCTCGTGCGAGAGCGTGCCGAGGTCTCGAACCTCGGCTACCCCGAACGACTGCTGCAGCGCTTCATCGAACTCCGAAGGCAGGCAGAGGCGGCCGTGCGTGAGGCGAAGCGTAAAGACCCGCGGCGTGCCATCGACTTGCAGTTCGAGATCACGCTCGACGAGATCTACGCGCGACTCGCAGATCTCTATGCCCTCACCGCCGAGCAGGCGGAGCAGCTCAAGGTATGGGAGATCGAGGCCGAAATCGCCGACACATACGCCGATGAGGAGATGGTCGCGCGCGTTCGAGAGCTCCGTGCCGCCGGGGAGACCGTCATCCTCATCAGCGACATGTACCTCCCGCGAACCGTAATCGACAAGATGCTCGCGAAAGCGTCGCCCGACCTCGTGGGGCTGCCGGTGTTCCTCTCGAACGAGCATGGCGTCCAGAAATCGACCGGTCGCCTCTATGTTCGGGCGTACCTCGACTTGGCGTACGACTTCGGCGAGTGGATCCACACGGGCGACAACCCTCGTGCCGACGTGCAGATGGCCGAGCGCATGGGGATCACACCCGTGCGACTCGAGACACCTGAGTTCGACGAGTTCGAGACGGCCCTCACGGACTCGGCAGACACGTACGACGCCTTCCTTCTGGCAGGAGTACTGCGCG
The DNA window shown above is from Agromyces cerinus and carries:
- a CDS encoding ABC transporter ATP-binding protein, which produces MPKISELDPPRIIIEGVGKTYTLHHTHSFKETFVAWLKRKKTSTSFEALKGIDFTVGESEAVALLGYNGSGKSTLLKLVSGVLRPDEGRILTRGRVAGLIEVGAGFHPDLSGRENVYLNAAILGMTKDEIDARFDEIVAFSEIGEFIDTEVKHYSSGMFVRLAFSVAIHTELDILLVDEVLAVGDAPFREKCKAKIRELVAAGKTLFIVSHDLGMVADICSRGIVIRRGEMMFDGPIDDAIPTLKGLTR
- a CDS encoding ABC transporter permease, giving the protein MSKSDSVDLSAFTVPGTGRGILDVFSYGYLLRLLVRKGILTRYHGSVLGWAWSYVKPTAQFFIYWVVMGVFLGLNRGIESFPIYLFSGIVVVNLFNEAFGNATKSIVNNKALVKKIYLPRELFPIADVFIAFVHFLPQLTILLTVCLIAGWVPTAVQLAGALLAILIVLLIATGLGLLFGSINVSYRDSQNLVELILMFATYTSPVLYASSMVKDKLPPWLYELYMLNPLTSAVELFHSAFWYPTTSETTNRPEHLWLLAGISIVVALVMLVIGQFVFRRLEGRFAQDL
- a CDS encoding O-antigen ligase family protein, whose translation is MTSNAPTGRADALRAFVGSARFAQALSLIAIGLAFSTHALRATIGWPGVLAALLALLLLCGASLVTRWRVIEWYGILPLTILVFVGWCAASVIWSTTPGASALRVGYLVAYGVLGVYIALMRDTIQIVRAVGDVLRVLLAVSLALEVLSGILLDVPIVFLGIQGDIADLGPIQGIFGSRNMLGFVALIALVTFIVEWRTNIVSRTRALLSIGMALLALVFSGSPTTWIALGAVVVALGALYGLRRVPQAKRWAWQVALLSTAAAALISGWILRVRIIELIDARAEFDVRLDVWRELSRYLSLNPLQGWGWVGKWPDAPPYTWIEAATGRAHESALNAYLDAYFQVGVIGALAFAALIGVALVRAWLLASNRRSSVYLWPALVLVAIAVTSAAESFALYEGGWMLVVICAVKAARDMSWRDALKRS
- a CDS encoding O-antigen ligase family protein gives rise to the protein MESPRRNALIGAYATFAVFTLLAGQFWRNLLGWWGFGIVVGLVLIGATWLVLQVKPKWNWRRTPKSTLVFLVVATLSIAWSFYPGASLLGVALTLLTTFVAVALALSLPWSGIVRSLSAAIKWVLALSLLFEFIVAVFVREPLLPYFPDFDPNAEKIPMAFYWSRALLFDGGPIEGIVASRNILAMTALLGIIIFAVLLAAGSMRRASGITWLVIAGLVFVLTRSATVILVAAIVVVALLFALWMRRVGPERRRGVYLAAAGVLVASVALLVVFWNGLLELFGKGDDLTGRLDIWNAVIGLATERPLAGWGWVGYWNPFVEPFDDLAVRKGVVYLQAHNAWLDVWMQLGIIGLLAFAAIVIGALWRSWFLAVDRPMDSSGRPLPHSFAALLPMLLLVALIGQSLAESRILVESGWVLLIAIAWATKRRQWEHEPLPADAPPDVLRRSAPSPGHGSLESSGDEAR
- a CDS encoding CDP-glycerol glycerophosphotransferase family protein; protein product: MRIPETSLPATPPARDRRTWLFNAAEFSGNPKWLFLYTSRMRPDLESWWITDSAETARRVRKLGYKAVTFQSRAGRSLQERAGVFVVNQVKERVPDRMAGIVLLNLWHGVGVKRIERAMTDGFLLPRIAAKYIRNNKVYRDSQMLLVSSPAMEQHFKTQIDFTEAQVIRAGYPQNEFVRRFGRVETYDHDVRTRQGLPASTDVVMYAPTYRLSGNDDFVHRALPDIDRLIATLERNGQLLILKMHPQLEVDRTYQSMKVKYADEPRLLFWDNRDDVYEIFEDIDLTIIDYSSIHYDLIAAGADRFIRYAFDHEDPAALEPELDYFSLSCGTVVTDFEAMLAALGDDNRVGPDELTRLSDIFWAYSAPDTFETLVERALAYELTDVALPTLYSFDIFDTVIHRTSVLPVSIFHLVRERAEVSNLGYPERLLQRFIELRRQAEAAVREAKRKDPRRAIDLQFEITLDEIYARLADLYALTAEQAEQLKVWEIEAEIADTYADEEMVARVRELRAAGETVILISDMYLPRTVIDKMLAKASPDLVGLPVFLSNEHGVQKSTGRLYVRAYLDLAYDFGEWIHTGDNPRADVQMAERMGITPVRLETPEFDEFETALTDSADTYDAFLLAGVLRDARLNGMTESEEFVFRNVALYLVPYLKWVLDDAVARGYSTLYFISRDGHHMKAVADAIIEANGLPLRTAYIYGSRRAWRLASQIDGIDDDTFAGHGSFGGIRSFSSLVEASRLNREELLELFPEFEQYEKVGTFDGYTAGNIVAALKSSAAYRRRLSEIAKDDREVVTDYLRQEIDPGERFAFVEYWGRGYTQDCLARLLEHAAGRPVETPFYYARSIYPTEGASIRHNYTAASESLLLIEAIFANLPYGTTEGYRRAGGRIVPVYRERQYDVELFEATTPRLVEFVKQTMGLPFYDEDRLWRDAFRFGFEHFRINPTADVYQTNLATLRDAVELGGIEREFAPKFRVTDFVAYLRGKPIGEITRSLPLSLARSRGPGQGLLRLQREVGFRRVWKRSIARLQEATDRLVGSAGADPVARPANPPVVVGQPGADRVNPRSGTEVR